The following are encoded together in the Conger conger chromosome 11, fConCon1.1, whole genome shotgun sequence genome:
- the zgc:152830 gene encoding putative aminopeptidase W07G4.4 encodes MGFISVQPLEPATDCQDSKFDGIVLVAEGFDQLPSELECLKGPLEDYSSVDVGLHQEVVVLQVPGLPGKRLVYACTGPVNRDYDDVRRFSDAAGNGIKRAMKAGVQRPLLVCPPHSSYENGPLVAALGALHALYMPIEIREAAQKSSPHKVEVLGIWAKAEGEAKKLVDQAKALEAGRLVCRDIGGSDPERMAPPRVVEYVQALFQGTLVTVSVESALNTLEKEYPCLAAVNRCASAVPRHQGRVIKLEYVGEEPIERTLMLVGKGITYDTGGADIKAGGVMAGMHRDKCGAAAVAGFFQVLAELEPKNLKVMGAMGMVRNSVGSDCYVADELVVSRAGRRVRVGNTDAEGRMVMTDLLCEMREKAKYEKSPHLFTIATLTGHAIRAMGPNYSIIMDNGPARSADTALKWQKAGAKLGDMFEVSTIRREDYEFHRGKSEYEEILQSNNLPSSGTPRGHQAPAAFIIMSSGLDKHGVDSDEPLPFSHIDIAGSSGPFPGVPTGAPILAMASRYVL; translated from the exons ATGGGGTTTATCAG TGTCCAGCCGCTTGAGCCCGCCACAGACTGCCAGGATTCAAA ATTCGATGGCATAGTTCTGGTGGCCGAAGGTTTCGACCAGCTGCCCAGTGAGCTGGAATGTCTGAAGGGACCACTGGAGGACTACAGCTCT GTGGACGTTGGTCTCCACCAGGAGGTGGTGGTCCTGCAGGTGCCAGGCCTCCCTGGCAAACGATTGGTCTACGCATGCACTGGGCCGGTCAATCGGGACTACGATGACGTCAGAAGGTTCAGTGATGCTGCCGGAAACGGGATCAaaag GGCAATGAAAGCTGGTGtgcagcgccctctgctggtgtgTCCCCCTCACAGCAGCTATGAAAATGGACCCCTGGTTGCCGCCCTTGGGGCTCTGCATGCGCTGTACATG CCCATTGAGATTCGGGAAGCTGCGCAGAAGAGCTCCCCACACAAGGTGGAAGTGTTGGGCATCTGGGCGAAGGCGGAAGGAGAGGCGAAGAAGCTTGTTGATCAGGCCAAAGCCCTGGAGGCCGGCAG GCTGGTGTGCCGGGACATCGGGGGGTCCGACCCCGAGCGCATGGCTCCCCCCCGCGTGGTCGAATACGTGCAGGCCCTGTTTCAGGGCACCCTGGTGACG GTCAGCGTCGAGAGTGCCCTCAACACCCTGGAGAAGGAGTACCCCTGTCTGGCTGCCGTCAACCGCTGTGCCAGCG CTGTACCTCGTCACCAGGGCAGGGTCATCAAGCTGGAGTACGTGGGGGAGGAGCCCATCGAACGCACGCTGATGCTGGTGGGAAAG GGCATCACCTACGACACGGGCGGAGCGGACATCAAGGCCGGCGGCGTCATGGCTGGGATGCACCGGGACAAGTGTGGCGCTGCGGCTGTGGCAGGCTTCTTCCAG GTCCTTGCTGAACTGGAACCCAAGAATCTTAAAGTCATGGGCGCCATGGGGATGGTCCGGAACAGCGTGGGGTCAG ACTGCTACGTGGCGGATGAGCTGGTGGTGTCGAGGGCGGGGCGACGGGTGCGTGTGGGGAACACGGACGCAGAGGGGCGCATGGTGATGACCGACCTGTTGTGCGAGATGAGGGAGAAG gcgAAGTATGAGAAGTCTCCTCACCTCTTTACCATCGCCACGCTGACTGGACACGCCATCCGTGCCATGGGCCCAAATTACTCT ATCATCATGGACAATGGACCGGCTCGCAGTGCAGACACCGCCCTGAAGTGGCAGAAGG CCGGGGCGAAGCTGGGCGATATGTTCGAGGTGTCCACGATTCGCCGCGAGGACTACGAGTTTCACCGCGGTAAATCCGAGTACGAGGAGATCCTGCAGAGCAACAACCTGCCGTCCAGTGGAACCCCGCGAGGGCACCAGGCCCCGGCGGCGTTCATCATCATGTCTTCTGGGCTGGACAAG CATGGTGTGGACTCTGATGAGCCCCTGCCCTTCTCCCACATTGACATCGCTGGTTCCTCCGGGCCTTTCCCTGGAGTGCCCACTGGGGCTCCCATCCTCGCCATGGCCTCCCGCTACGTCCTGTGA
- the fahd2a gene encoding fumarylacetoacetate hydrolase domain-containing protein 2A isoform X1 has translation MKTMLMRLPIRSLLSSWRLGKRSSTDTGRRGLSGVTMRLVQFCRQGEEGAIRVGVQLDAGQGVVDLKHFDSALPSTMREFLQMGERGMEQAQRALSSGQCVVPLSEVRLLPPVTAPEKVVCVGMNYRDHCLEQNAPIPKEPIIFSKFPSAITGPYDDITLPEESEEVDWEVELAFVIGRKGRHIKEEEALSYVAGFTVANDVSARDWQMRRNGKQWLLGKTFDSFCPLGPALVTTAAIKDPHSLGICCRVNGITVQDSNTNQMIFRTEKLVAWVSQFVTLSPGDVFLTGTPPGVGVFRKPPVFLKKGDVVECKIDEIGLIRNAVV, from the exons ATGAAAACCATGCTG ATGAGACTACCAATCCGATCCTTGTTGAGCTCCTGGAGACTTGGTAAAAGATCGTCTACAGACACTGGGAGACGGGGACTGAGTGGCGTCACCATGCGGTTAGTTCAGTTCTGTCGTCAGGGCGAAGAAGGGGCGATCCGAGTTGGAGTACAACTGGATGCAGGACAGGGTGTTGTTGACCTAAAACACTTTGACTCTGCGCTGCCCAGCACCATGAGGGAATTCTTACAGATGGGCGAGAGGGGCATGGAGCAGGCACAGAG AGCATTGTCCAGTGGCCAATGTGTGGTCCCCCTGTCTGAGGTGAGGCTGCTGCCTCCAGTGACTGCCCCAGAAAAGGTTGTATGTGTGGGCATGAACTACCGCGACCACTGCCTGGAGCAGAACGCCCCCATCCCCAAAGAGCCCATCATCTTCAGCAAGTTCCCCAGCGCCATCACCGGGCCCTATGATGACATCACACTGCCTGAGGAGAGCGAG GAGGTTGACTGGGAGGTGGAGTTAGCGTTTGTAATCGGCCGCAAAGGAAGGCACATCAAG GAGGAAGAGGCTCTCTCCTACGTGGCGGGATTCACAGTAGCCAATGACGTCAGCGCACGTGACTGGCAGATGCGTCGTAATGGGAAGCAGTGGCTTCTGGGAAAAACCTTTGACAGCTTTTGTCCATTAGGCCCTGCCCTGGTCACTACTGCAGCTATTAAGG ACCCGCACAGCCTGGGGATCTGCTGCCGTGTCAATGGCATCACAGTCCAGGACAGCAACACCAATCAGATGATCTTCAGGACAGAGAAGCTTGTGGCCTGGGTCTCGCA GTTTGTGACGCTGAGTCCCGGGGATGTTTTTCTCACAGGGACGCCTCCTGGCGTGGGTGTATTTCGGAAGCCGCCAGTCTTCCTCAAG aaagGTGATGTGGTGGAGTGTAAAATCGATGAGATTGGACTCATTCGTAACGCAGTCGTCTGA
- the fahd2a gene encoding fumarylacetoacetate hydrolase domain-containing protein 2A isoform X2 gives MRLPIRSLLSSWRLGKRSSTDTGRRGLSGVTMRLVQFCRQGEEGAIRVGVQLDAGQGVVDLKHFDSALPSTMREFLQMGERGMEQAQRALSSGQCVVPLSEVRLLPPVTAPEKVVCVGMNYRDHCLEQNAPIPKEPIIFSKFPSAITGPYDDITLPEESEEVDWEVELAFVIGRKGRHIKEEEALSYVAGFTVANDVSARDWQMRRNGKQWLLGKTFDSFCPLGPALVTTAAIKDPHSLGICCRVNGITVQDSNTNQMIFRTEKLVAWVSQFVTLSPGDVFLTGTPPGVGVFRKPPVFLKKGDVVECKIDEIGLIRNAVV, from the exons ATGAGACTACCAATCCGATCCTTGTTGAGCTCCTGGAGACTTGGTAAAAGATCGTCTACAGACACTGGGAGACGGGGACTGAGTGGCGTCACCATGCGGTTAGTTCAGTTCTGTCGTCAGGGCGAAGAAGGGGCGATCCGAGTTGGAGTACAACTGGATGCAGGACAGGGTGTTGTTGACCTAAAACACTTTGACTCTGCGCTGCCCAGCACCATGAGGGAATTCTTACAGATGGGCGAGAGGGGCATGGAGCAGGCACAGAG AGCATTGTCCAGTGGCCAATGTGTGGTCCCCCTGTCTGAGGTGAGGCTGCTGCCTCCAGTGACTGCCCCAGAAAAGGTTGTATGTGTGGGCATGAACTACCGCGACCACTGCCTGGAGCAGAACGCCCCCATCCCCAAAGAGCCCATCATCTTCAGCAAGTTCCCCAGCGCCATCACCGGGCCCTATGATGACATCACACTGCCTGAGGAGAGCGAG GAGGTTGACTGGGAGGTGGAGTTAGCGTTTGTAATCGGCCGCAAAGGAAGGCACATCAAG GAGGAAGAGGCTCTCTCCTACGTGGCGGGATTCACAGTAGCCAATGACGTCAGCGCACGTGACTGGCAGATGCGTCGTAATGGGAAGCAGTGGCTTCTGGGAAAAACCTTTGACAGCTTTTGTCCATTAGGCCCTGCCCTGGTCACTACTGCAGCTATTAAGG ACCCGCACAGCCTGGGGATCTGCTGCCGTGTCAATGGCATCACAGTCCAGGACAGCAACACCAATCAGATGATCTTCAGGACAGAGAAGCTTGTGGCCTGGGTCTCGCA GTTTGTGACGCTGAGTCCCGGGGATGTTTTTCTCACAGGGACGCCTCCTGGCGTGGGTGTATTTCGGAAGCCGCCAGTCTTCCTCAAG aaagGTGATGTGGTGGAGTGTAAAATCGATGAGATTGGACTCATTCGTAACGCAGTCGTCTGA